ATTGTTCAATTGTTCGAATGTTCTATTATTCAAATATTTTAAAACCTTGATTCTGTAAATGTTGGCAGATGCATGCAGCAAATTTAAAATCGGGTGACCCATTGAACTAAACTAAATTTAGATGCTTTCAGTTGCACTGCCGCTATCTAAAGTATCCAAAAGTAAACTTTCTTTGCTGTCTAAGTAAATGTCGCTTATACCATGCAAAAACTGTCTGCAAGAGTGAGCCTGATTTCTGTTTGCTGTAAGCAGGTAGTTTACTTCATCCGATAAAATCTTTTTCTCATTCATTCCCTTTATGATTTCATTAAGTTGAGATTTTTCATTTGATTTAATTTGTTTAATCAAATTTGCCAACTGACTGATTAGCTGACCGGAATCTGTCTCAATAAAGTGGTCATTGATTATCGAATCAGCTTTTATATAAAAATCCATAAGGGTTTTGCGATTTTTCTTGTAAAAATCTTTTAAAAAGGGTGTGTCAGAAAAGCTGATCTCACTTATGTCATTGCCGGCATCTTTTATCGTTTTTGATGAACCTACTGCTAACTGTGCGCTTTGTAAATATCTTCTGATTTGATCGGATTCATCCGGTTTTAATTCAATGTTTACGCTTGAAGTAAAAGTATAAATTTCTGTTTGTAACTTTTTGATAAATAAGTATTTATCGTTTATTTTTAAGTGTTTAAATGATTCATTGTATTTTGTATTTATCCCGCTCAAAACAAGAGAGTCATCAATATTAAAAGACTTCAGATTATATTTCATGCATAATTGAAATAAGTGCAAAGTTTCCTTTTTCAGCGTATTTATTGCCGATTCCGGAAATTCGGTTACTTCATTATTTAAGTAAAGAGCTGCTTTTTTAACATTTTCTTTAATTAGTCTGACAGCCAACTTTTTATAGAAAGGAATAACAGGTAAAAATAGTATTGCACCTAAAAAATTAAAAAGCGTATGAAATACGGCAAGGGCAATCACAGGATCGTTTTCGAGCTTAAAAACATCTAATATCAGCCATACCAAAGGTTTTAGTAGTATGATAGCAATTACAGCCGCAAAAATATTAAATGAAAAGTGCGAAAAACC
The Chitinophagaceae bacterium DNA segment above includes these coding regions:
- a CDS encoding Na/Pi cotransporter family protein yields the protein MFEALNVWTLLAGLGIFLLGMYMLENAIQDLSGKALRQILKKYTNNNFKAILTGALSTAILQSSSTVTLLLMAFVSAGLMTLQNGIGVIIGTNIGTTMTSWIVASVGFKLDIEAFALPFIAIGGIGLIFFGKSQRLVNISKITSGFGLLFLGLDYMKKSMDLWAASADIAQIAGMGIIALFFIGFLFTVVVQSSSAAMAIVLSSVYSEIISFEQAAVMVIGVNLGTTLKIILVSFGGSVNKKRVGFSHFSFNIFAAVIAIILLKPLVWLILDVFKLENDPVIALAVFHTLFNFLGAILFLPVIPFYKKLAVRLIKENVKKAALYLNNEVTEFPESAINTLKKETLHLFQLCMKYNLKSFNIDDSLVLSGINTKYNESFKHLKINDKYLFIKKLQTEIYTFTSSVNIELKPDESDQIRRYLQSAQLAVGSSKTIKDAGNDISEISFSDTPFLKDFYKKNRKTLMDFYIKADSIINDHFIETDSGQLISQLANLIKQIKSNEKSQLNEIIKGMNEKKILSDEVNYLLTANRNQAHSCRQFLHGISDIYLDSKESLLLDTLDSGSATESI